In Pirellula sp. SH-Sr6A, the DNA window GCGAATCGCTCCAGCAACTCCAACGCGTATTCCCTTCGTTGCTCCGGCGCATCGGGTGGTTCCGGCCTGGTAAAGAATCGCTCGTAATGAGGTGGGGCAACAAGCTTTGTCGTGCCCGTCGGCCCTTCGATCCTCACATAAGCGATCTCGAAGCGAACATTGGTGGACATTCCTGGAGCGCTCTTTTCTTCCTCGTCGCTCTTCGGTGCAACAGGCTGTAATTCAAACTCGATGCGGTGATCTCCTGCTTCGAGTTGCTCTCGATACTCGCTGACCAAAAGCTTGTTCTCGTTCCACCCGTACTCCTCGTCACTCTTTAGTTGATCGTCCCAACGAACCCAAACGCGGTAGCGAGCTGGATCAAAATCAAAGGATCCGTGCAGTTTCACTCCGATGTTGATACGGTATTCGCCTGCCTCGGAGACTTGCAGGGACCGCACGACCTTGGCGGGGACTTTTCCATCCACCGAGCTTCCTTTCATGGGTTCGCCATTCTTCAAGAAATCGCGCCCCGTGAATTCCTGCTTGGGAACGATCTTGGACACCGTCGGCACCGCTAGATCGACCACCAATCGTGCCGCCTTGAGATACTTCTCCATCAACATCGGCGAAAAGGAAAGAGCGTCTCCAACGTTATCAAAGCCGTGCCCCGAGTCGTCGGGTGGGAAGAACAAACTCGCATCGAACGTGATCCCCATCAAGTCTTGGATGGTATTGCCGTATTCGGCGCGGTTCAATCGACGAATGACACCGCGCCCAGGATCTGGATTCATCAAATCGATCCCGAAGGCCTCGGTTTTCACCCACGTAGCGAGCATCTCCTTTTCGGCATCGCTCAACCGTTCCGAGCCGGAAGGTGGCATGATTCCTGCGCGCACGTTCTTCAGGGCTTTCCACCAGATGTCGGCGTGCGACGCATGATCGGTTTCCTTGGCGATCCCTTCGAAGGAAACATTTCCTTCGCTGTTTTCATCGTTATGGCAATCCGAACAAACCCGCTCGAGAAGGGGACGGATGTGTTCGACGAAATCGACGCGTTCCACCGGTGCCGAAGCAGGAACGACTGATGAGTCGACGGCAGGGGATTGAGCCTGGATCGATGAGCCTGCCAGCGAGAAACAAGCAGCCACCGCAAATCGGGAAATACCGATCCCGACAGCGCCGGAATCAAAATTGAGACGTTTCATAGGGCATCCATCGGGAGGTCACGGATTTTGCCCTAGCATTGTAACGGCTTCGAGTATGCGCCGCATTGTTTTGGCGTGGTTGAAGAAATGACCCCCTAACGGCGGAGGGATTGGCTTTGCAAGCTTTGAACCAGTTCCGGGGTGGGATCGTTGATTTCCCACTTCTGGCTTTGACCATTCTCTTCGAACAAAACGGTTAGTTTCGGGCGAACGGGAGCAGGCCGATCCGGGATTGCGGCAGCGACTGTGGGTGGGACCGCAGCGATGGCTTGAGCAACCTCCCCCGACTCCGGATGGGTGAAGAGCCGGTTCAATCCCAGCCTCATCAACTGCTGATAGACCACTTCGGGTGCGTTGTAGAGCCCTTCGTTCAACTCGTTGTCGGCCGCATAGCAGACGCCGATCAACTCGCCGCGCGCGTTGAACAATCCTCCCCCGCTACGACCTTGAACCGGCGCCCCATACACCTCGACATTGGGAGCTCCCAAATAGCGATTGAGCTTGGTAATTCGCGAATCGCGGCGCGAAGGATTGGTCCCATGATCGCAGCCCCAGCTATAGACCGCGTCTCCCTCGTTGAGCTTCTCCCGATGGTTCATCAAGCGCGCGGTCGGAACCACTCCTTCCGGACGAAAACTGATCAATCCAATGTCTGCCTCGCCCGCTTGAAAGTCGATCAAGGTGGCGTTGTACGTACGTGGCTGTCCCCCGAAAAAGGTCTCGACCAGAATGCGGGTGCCACCTCGCGTGTCGCGAAACAGGTGACCGCACGTCAGTACGAGAGCTTCTCCCTGGAATGTATCGATAATGGTCCCGGTGCCGATCGCTTCGTGCTGCGGCTCGTCGACCCGAATCCTGACCGTCGCTTCGGCAGGGTTGGAGGGAGGACGCGGTTCGGAACGATTCCGTTCGATGGCTGGCGCGCGGTGGGAGGCCGGCGTGAGTGCAAGATTCGTACTGGTTGGGACATCGGATAAAGGGACGGCCGCCGATGGGGACTGACCCCTTACGACAGACGCAACGCTTGAGGGCGAAAGAACCCGAATACTGTCGACCGACGAAGCAGCCAGCATCCGGCGAGCCAGCTCGTCGAATTGAGGCTCTCCGATCAAACGATCCACCTCGCGACCATTTCGAATCAATACAACGGTCGGATACTTCTCAATGTGCCAACGGGCTACCAAGGACTTTTCTCGAGCACCGTCGAGTGTTCGAATCGCCCACCCCGACTCAATCGCTCGCTGAACAGACCCTTGCACCGAACGGCACGCAGGACATTCGGCCTTGGTAAAGAACAATGCGACGCAATCTCCCACTCGGTTTTCAAAGGAGAGCAATCGCTGACTGCAACTCAGCGCCGCCATCCAAACCAGCGCGGCAGCAATCGTCTTCAACCCTCGCATAGCTTCGTTCCCTAGCCTCGTGAAATCCTTTTCAATCCGAGAAGGGGCGGAGTTTCGCGAATTTGGGAAACCGACGCAAGATCAGCTTGTTTGCTAGCGTTCCCCAAACCTGTGGACGACCTCTAAGGAATCTTTCGTCGGCTGGGTGAGGTCCCACCGGAAAATCGCGCTCGCGCGTGGGTCAGCAATCCACAAGCTATTCCCTTCGATATGCAATCCCACGGGATTGATGAGCTTATCTCCCGAATCCAGCTTGCTCGGGCTCCCCGAGGCAGGGATTCGCCAGACGCATTTTCCATAGCCGTCCGAAACAAATGCGTCGCCGTTCGCATGCACGCGAACCTGGTGCGCGAACTGGAACACCGGATCCTCCACCACCTTCTCTATCGACTTGTCCGGCAGGACCCGCAGCAGCGGCGACTTGCCATGGCTCACGACCCATAGTCGGTTCTGGCTGTCGATCGCCACCCCCCGCGGGGCTGGGACTTTCACGTGGACCTCGGTCGTGCCCGATTTGGCATCCACGCGAAAAACGGTGTGGAGTTCCAAGTCGGCGACGAACAAGTCGCCGTTGGCCGCCACGGCGATATCCATGGGAATCCCTATCTTCCCCCCCGTGACTCCAATCGGTTTGGCCAAGGCGTCGAACCGGTAGACCTCGCGCGTGGACGAATCACCAGCCATCAAACTCCCATCCGGCGCGACGGTCAAACATCGAACGGCATTGAGAGGAGTGCGAAATTTTGGAGAACCTTGGAAGTGCGGTTTTACCTCTTTCCCCTCCAGCAGCCAGACCGTTGCGTTGCCCCGGTCCGCAATGAAGAGCTTCCCTCCCCCACCCGCTACGGCGAGGGGGTACGAATCTCCCTCGGCTGCTCGAACGGCCCCTGGGGACTGAACAGCCCAACCGAAGAACAACCAGACCAGTCGCAAAAGAACCCATCTCCCCTTCTCGGAACGGGGCGGACATGTAGCGGCACAGAAAACCATATCGCAAACTTCTTGATCATCGATCGGAATAAAGAACGGTCTCAACAACCCTACAGCATAACGCAGACAAGGAATTTCCTACCCCCTTGCGCATTCAAAATAGACTGAATCCATCAACACCCCAGAACCGCAACACGTTCCAAACCTCCCGAGCGCCCGTGCCAATGGAGGTAGGAGGAACTCCAAGGAAATGGGGATCGACCGGAAACCGCGCCCCATTTGGATAGTGACGAACGAACCTTAAGGCTCGATCACAAATCGTGAGATCGCGGCATGGATAGTCTCGACATCTTGTGTGGCATCCACGATCACATGCTTTTCCCCTGCTTTGGCGACTTGCTCGAGAAACCCCTGTCGCACGCGCTCAAAGTATTCCAGCCCCCGCTTCTCCAATCGATCTTGGCCTCGTTGAATCCTTTGGAACGCTACTTCCGGAGGCAAATCGAGAAGGATGGTCTTGTTTGGCCGAAGCCCCTGCGTGGCAATGTGTCCTACCTGCCAGAGGGATTCGGTATCCAGTCCCCCCGCCGAACCTTGGTATACGACGTTCGCGAGAAGAAATCGGTCGCACACGACCGTATCCCCCCGTTGGATCGCTGGCAGAACAAGATCCTGCACCAATTGGGCTCGCGCGGCCATGTACAAAAGCATCTCGGATGTGCTGCAAAGCGGGATATCCTCCCGATGGAGCAAAATCTCGCGTATCGATTCCCCCAGCGGCGTGCTACCTGGATCCCGCAGGCGTGTTACGCGATGCCCTCGAGTGCGAAGAAGCTCGCTAAGCAGATCCATCTGGGTCGATTTCCCCGCACCATCGATGCCATCGATCGTAATAAACATACTTGTCATTGGTTAAGAATCCTGTATCCCTCTTCCACCTGCCTACGCGAGCGATTGATTCCCGCTCTCGATTCGCATCGCGTTTCGCAATGCGCTGGAAACGCATGATTTTTCCTCGCGAATCGAATGTGGTATCTTATCGACTCCTCTTCTGCCTTCGAAGCCTTGAATTCCCTTGGAGCACGCATGAGCGATTCAGAAAAAGAGCTTCCACCACTTCAGCCCCCCGTTCCACCCGCAGCCGTGCCCGTTCCACCCGCGGCCCTGGGCGAAGACGAAAAGGCAAGACCTCAGCCGGCCGATGAACCTTCCTTCGCCCTGGAGAGCGAAGATTTGATCGACATGATGAAGCGGACGGTCGACCGGCTTCACTTGGACGGGACCGCCCGAGGGGACTTGAAAATTCTAAGCCGCTCGCTTCGAGAGCTCCGATACGCATTCAAGGTTTTCCAGCCCTTTCGAAGACGTCGCAAAGTAACGATCTTTGGTTCAGCCCGAACACCACCCGATCATCCCAATTACGTCCAAGCCTCTGCATTGGCAGCTCGGATGGCGGAATTGGGATGGATGGTCGTCACCGGTGCGGGGGGCGGAATCATGGAAGCGGGCCACAAGGGTGCGGGCCGTGAAATGTCGATGGGACTTAATATCATGCTCCCCTTCGAACAATCCGCGAATCCCTACATCCAAGGGGACCCGAAGCTCGTCACACTTAAATACTTCTTCACGCGCAAGCTCATGTTTATCAAGGAGTGCAGCGCCGTGGTCTGCTGCCCGGGTGGTTTTGGAACACTCGATGAGACACTCGAGATACTCACCCTCCTCCAAACCGGCAAACAAACCATGCTACCCCTTATTCTCCAAGACCAACCTGGAGGAAACTTCTGGAAGGGACTCGAGACTTTTTTCATCCGCGAACTCTTAGAAAACAAACTCATTAGCCCTGAGGATGTTCACCTCTACCGCGTCAGCCACTCGGTCGAAGAAACCGTGGAGGAGATCCTCGGCTTCTACCGCAATTACCATTCGATGCGCTATGTCGATGAGAACTTGGTTCTCCGACTGAACCACCGGCTTGAGGAACAGACGGTTGCAGACCTGAACAAAGAGTTCGCAGATATTGTGGTATCAGGACAGATCAGCCAGCGCGATGCGTTCCCGGAAGAATCCTCCGAAGTGGAGGTCGCGCACCTGCCCCGCCTCGTGTTCCATTTCAACCGGCGCAATTACGGCCGGCTCCGGCTCCTCATCAACGCCATCAATACTGTTTGATCTTGCAGGCGTCCGCTAGCTGAACCAACAGGATTGGTTTAAACTACTGCCGCCGATCTGCAAACTTCGCGTTTGCAATTACCAAGCCGCTGTGGCGAAATGGCAGACGCAGCAGACTTAAAATCTGCTGGGGCGTAATTGCCCCGTGTGGGTTCGAGTCCCACCAGCGGCACTTGGTTGCTCTTCTCCTTTTCTCTTCAAACCGCCAACATCATCCGAATCGGCCGGTGATGTAATCCTCGGTCTCTTTCAGTCTGGGTTTCGTGAAGATGGTGGAGGTAAGTCCCAACTCCACCAGTCGCCCGAGATACATGAAAGCGGTGAAATTGCTCACCCGAGAAGCTTGCTGCATGTTATGGGTCACGATCAAAATCGAATAATTGCCTTTGAGCACATCGATGAGGTCTTCGATCTTTCCGGTCGCGATCGGGTCGAGCGCCGAGCATGGCTCGTCCAGCAAAAGGACTTCCGGATCGCTCGCGATCGCCCGGGCTATACACAAACGCTGCTGCTGACCACCGGACAGCCCCAGCCCGCTTTCGTGCAATCGGTCCTTCACCTCCTCCCAGAGGGCAGCTCCGCGAAGGGACTGCTCGCAGACCTCCATCAGTTTTGATTTATTCCGCTCCCCATCGATTCGCAGGGGATAGACAACATTTTCGAAGATGCTCATCGGAAACGGATTCGGCTTCTGAAAAACCATCCCCATCCGCTTGCGAAGCTGAATTACGTCCACTCCGGGTGCGAAGATCGAATCGTTTCCGAGAATCATATCCCCTTCGATGCGCACCGAGTCGATCAAGTCGTTCATGCGGTTGACGCTTCGAAGCAAAGTCGATTTGCCACAACCGCTCGGACCGATCAATGCCGTCACCTGGCCCTTGGCGATCGGCATCGTGATGCTGTGCAATGCCTGCTTGCGACCGTAAAACAAATTGAAGTTCTGAATCTTCAACACGGGTTCCGCAGCGAGCACATCTTCATGCACCACCGATTCGACCGTTTGGCCGTCTGCGATGGCTTTGAGGCGATCCATTTCGAAAAGAACCTTTCTAAAACTGGCTGCTTTGGAATCGTTTCCGCAACCTAGCTCTCAACCAAATTGCGGCGATGTTCAAAAACGTTACGATCGTCAACAAAAGCAAGGTTGCTGTGAACACCATCGGCTTGGCCGCCTCGCTATTTTGACTTTGAAATCCAAGTGAGAAAATTTGAAAACCCAGATGCATGAAAGATCGGGAGCCATGGAAAAACGGGAACTCCAGATCCAAGGGCAACTCGGTCGCCAACGGAATCGCTCCCACCAACATCATCGGCGCAACCTCTCCCGCACCGCGAGCCATGGACAAGATAAAGCCCGTAATGATTCCGGGTCTCGCATAGGGCAAAACGATTCGCTGCAACGTTTGCCATTTCCCAGCTCCGCACGCATACGAACCTTCCCGAAGGGAGTTGGGAACCGCCGCGAGAGCTTCCTCCGTCGCAACAATCACCACCGGCAGTGTCAGCAGTGCCAGCGTGCACGATGCCCACAACAAACACCCCTTCCCAAAAGTCGGGTTAGGTAGGCTCGCTTGGTAAAAACCATCGAAAAACGGGACCTTGACGACCAACGCGACGAACCCAATCAAACACAGGATCCAGAACACTGCGGCGAATGACGACACACGCTTGCGCCACTTCGTCATATGTGCCGGAGAACCGGACCCTAAGAACGCCAAGAAAAAGGCAATCGTTCCCGCCACCACCGTCGCCGCGCACGCGGCGAACCAGGTCGCACTCGGCCAAGGGTCAAAACCAGCTTTCTTCGGGCCA includes these proteins:
- a CDS encoding trypsin-like peptidase domain-containing protein is translated as MRGLKTIAAALVWMAALSCSQRLLSFENRVGDCVALFFTKAECPACRSVQGSVQRAIESGWAIRTLDGAREKSLVARWHIEKYPTVVLIRNGREVDRLIGEPQFDELARRMLAASSVDSIRVLSPSSVASVVRGQSPSAAVPLSDVPTSTNLALTPASHRAPAIERNRSEPRPPSNPAEATVRIRVDEPQHEAIGTGTIIDTFQGEALVLTCGHLFRDTRGGTRILVETFFGGQPRTYNATLIDFQAGEADIGLISFRPEGVVPTARLMNHREKLNEGDAVYSWGCDHGTNPSRRDSRITKLNRYLGAPNVEVYGAPVQGRSGGGLFNARGELIGVCYAADNELNEGLYNAPEVVYQQLMRLGLNRLFTHPESGEVAQAIAAVPPTVAAAIPDRPAPVRPKLTVLFEENGQSQKWEINDPTPELVQSLQSQSLRR
- a CDS encoding LOG family protein, which produces MSDSEKELPPLQPPVPPAAVPVPPAALGEDEKARPQPADEPSFALESEDLIDMMKRTVDRLHLDGTARGDLKILSRSLRELRYAFKVFQPFRRRRKVTIFGSARTPPDHPNYVQASALAARMAELGWMVVTGAGGGIMEAGHKGAGREMSMGLNIMLPFEQSANPYIQGDPKLVTLKYFFTRKLMFIKECSAVVCCPGGFGTLDETLEILTLLQTGKQTMLPLILQDQPGGNFWKGLETFFIRELLENKLISPEDVHLYRVSHSVEETVEEILGFYRNYHSMRYVDENLVLRLNHRLEEQTVADLNKEFADIVVSGQISQRDAFPEESSEVEVAHLPRLVFHFNRRNYGRLRLLINAINTV
- the pstB gene encoding phosphate ABC transporter ATP-binding protein PstB encodes the protein MDRLKAIADGQTVESVVHEDVLAAEPVLKIQNFNLFYGRKQALHSITMPIAKGQVTALIGPSGCGKSTLLRSVNRMNDLIDSVRIEGDMILGNDSIFAPGVDVIQLRKRMGMVFQKPNPFPMSIFENVVYPLRIDGERNKSKLMEVCEQSLRGAALWEEVKDRLHESGLGLSGGQQQRLCIARAIASDPEVLLLDEPCSALDPIATGKIEDLIDVLKGNYSILIVTHNMQQASRVSNFTAFMYLGRLVELGLTSTIFTKPRLKETEDYITGRFG
- the tmk gene encoding dTMP kinase, whose translation is MTSMFITIDGIDGAGKSTQMDLLSELLRTRGHRVTRLRDPGSTPLGESIREILLHREDIPLCSTSEMLLYMAARAQLVQDLVLPAIQRGDTVVCDRFLLANVVYQGSAGGLDTESLWQVGHIATQGLRPNKTILLDLPPEVAFQRIQRGQDRLEKRGLEYFERVRQGFLEQVAKAGEKHVIVDATQDVETIHAAISRFVIEP